In Eupeodes corollae chromosome 3, idEupCoro1.1, whole genome shotgun sequence, a single genomic region encodes these proteins:
- the LOC129951059 gene encoding ATP-dependent zinc metalloprotease YME1L, with amino-acid sequence MMLASSHTLPPFYLTSIGRKPHYYSARKSSSSFSQKNIRDGKNTVLDELAALLTKSHKSILNIAAHNACIKTFFEKGRLNRVLEDVAVSLKHIDANIIAKHITSSRQNSRHLMSVTVNTGIADVKCLLNRRRGLGSNYEIKFVRHFKTDRAIEAEAKRSPSLIARIRNSLGGSSNKYEPSIAVHTETLTKLLKNSTEGGLQKDGEKNIKVAFAEGYLAALNSDETTKSGKTMKYLKVFQQLLIIVVFLGILVSLFSSSGGSMFRIQLGNQVEVDPEEINVTFDDVKGCDEAKQELKEVVEFLKNPEKFSNLGGKLPKGVLLVGPPGTGKTLLARAVAGEANVPFFHAAGPEFDEVLVGQGARRVRDLFKAAKARAPCVIFIDEIDSVGAKRTNSVLHPYANQTINQLLSEMDGFHQNAGVIVLGATNRRDDLDQALLRPGRFDVEVVVSTPDFTGRKEILSLYLSKILHDEIDIDILARGTSGFTGADLENMINQGALRAAIDGAESVTMKHLESARDKVLMGPERKARLPDEEANLITAYHEGGHAIVAYYTRESHPLHKVTIMPRGPSLGHTAYIPEKERYHVTRAQLLAMMDTMMGGRAAEELIFGIDKITSGASSDLKQATSIATHMVKDWGMSEKVGLRTIETPKGLGQVESLGHHTVEAVDAEIKRILSESYERAKAILKKHAKEHKALAEALLKYETLDAEDIKAIMNGSQ; translated from the exons atgatgttggCTTCTTCACATACCTTG CCACCGTTTTACTTGACCAGTATCGGCCGGAAACCCCATTACTATTCAGCACGCAAGAGTTCTTCAAgcttttcacaaaaaaacattCGTGATGGCAAAAATACGGTCCTCGATGAACTGGCTGCTCTTTTGACCAAATCGCATAAAAGTATCCTAAACATCGCCGCCCACAATGCTTGTATTAAGACATTCTTCGAAAAGGGCAGGCTTAATCGAGTCCTTGAGGACGTTGCCGTGTCCTTGAAACATATCGACGCAAATATCATTGCAAAGCACATTACAAGTAGTAGACAAAATTCAAGACATCTAATGAGTGTCACTGTTAATACAGGAATTGCTGATGTCAAATGTTTGCTAAATCGAAGAAGAGGattgggttcaaattacgaaat taaATTTGTACGACATTTCAAGACTGACAGAGCAATTGAAGCAGAGGCCAAGAGGAGTCCTTCGCTGATCGCAAGAATTCGAAACTCTTTGG gtGGATCTTCAAATAAGTACGAGCCATCGATTGCGGTTCATACTGAAACCCTGACTAAACTGCTCAAAAATTCCACAGAAGGCGGACTTCAGAAAGATGGG GAGAAAAATATCAAAGTGGCTTTTGCTGAAGGTTACTTAGCAGCCCTTAACTCCGATGAAACAACTAAGTCTGGAAAAACCATGAAGTATTTGAAG gtatTTCAACAACTTCTTATTATAGTTGTGTTCCTAGGCATATTAGTGAGCCTCTTCTCATCATCCGGTGGGTCAATGTTTAG gaTTCAATTAGGTAATCAAGTAGAAGTAGATCCAGAAGAAATTAATGTCACCTTCGATGATGTTAAGGGTTGTGACGAGGCCAAACAAGAATTAAAAGAAGTTgtggaatttttgaaaaaccctgaaaagttttcaaatctTGGTGGCAAACTTCCAAAAGGCGTATTACTAGTTGGACCTCCCGGTACTGGAAAGACTTTGCTGGCGCGTGCAGTAGCTGGAGAAGCGAACGTTCCATTTTTCCATGCAGCTGGACCTGAGTTTGATGAGGTGTTAGTGGGCCAAGGAGCTCGTAGAGTTCGAGATTTGTTCA agGCTGCAAAAGCAAGAGCTCCATGCGTAATATTTATTGATGAAATAGATTCTGTTGGTGCGAAACGAACCAACTCAGTCTTGCATCCTTACGCTAATCAGACTATTAATCAGCTTCTGTCTGAAATGGATGGTTTCCACCAGAATGCCGGTGTAATAGTTCTAGGAGCAACGAATCGCAGAGATGATCTCGATCAAGCCCTTTTAAGACCTGGCCGCTTTGATGTGGAG GTAGTAGTCTCAACACCCGATTTTACAGGGCGTAAAGAAATCTTGTCTctctatttatcaaaaattttacatGATGAAATTGATATAGACATTCTTGCCCGAGGAACTTCTGGTTTTACTGGAGCCGATTTAGAAAATATGATAAATCAAGGAGCACTAAG AGCTGCGATAGACGGTGCAGAATCTGTGACTATGAAGCATTTAGAATCGGCAAGAGATAAAGTACTTATGGGTCCTGAACGTAAAGCAAGACTACCAGACGAAGAAGCGAATCTCATAACAGCTTACCACGAAGGCGGACATGCTATTGTAGCCTACTACACTAGA gaatCACATCCATTACATAAAGTTACCATAATGCCAAGAGGACCATCGTTAGGTCATACAGCGTATATACCAGAAAAGGAACGCTATCACGTTACAAGGGCTCAACTTTTAGCCATGATGGATACAATGATGGGTGGTCGAGCAGCCGAAGAACTTATATTTGGAATAGATAAGATAACTTCTGGTGCCAGTAGTGATTTAAAACAAGCGACGTCAATTGCAACTCACATGGTCAAAGATTGGGGAATGTCGGAAAAAGTGGGACTACGTACAATAGAAACTCCAAAAGGTCTTGGACAAGTTGAATCGTTAGGCCATCATACCGTGGAAGCAGTTGACGCCGAAATTAAGAGAATTCTTAGTGAAAGTTACGAAAGAGCAAAAGCAATTCTAAAAAAACACGCAAAAGAGCACAAGGCCCTAGCGGAGGCTTTGCTTAAATATGAGACTTTAGATGCAGAAGATATTAAAGCCATCATGAACGGATCACAGTAA
- the LOC129950030 gene encoding NEDD8-conjugating enzyme UBE2F-like: MITLSRKLKKESVEVKESCDMTKRISIRDRLLVKEIQEMENTLPSTCRTTFSDPNILHEFVLCICPDEGFWKGGTYKFIINVPEEYNMVPPNVKCLTKLWHPNISVTGDICLSLLRQNSIDGLGWAPTRKIKDVIWGLNSLFTDLLNFDDPLNSEAAEQYQRDQKEFQTKVKEYVLLYASR, translated from the exons atgataactttatcaagaaaacttaaaaaagaaagtgtAGAAGTCAAGGAAAGCTGTGATATGACCAAAAGAATCTCAATTAGAGATCGATTATTGGTAAAAGAAATCCAAGAAATGGAAAATACCTTACCTAGTACATGCAGGACCACATTCAGCGATCCAAATATTCTCCACGAATTTGTTCTTTGTATCTGTCCTGACGAAGGTTTTTGGAAAGGTGGCACTTACAAGTTTATAATTAACGTCCCAGAGGAATATAATATGGTA CCTCCAAATGTGAAATGTCTTACAAAACTATGGCATCCAAATATATCAGTTACCGGTGACATTTGCTTATCGCTTCTAAGGCAAAATTCTATTGATGGACTAGGATGGGCGCCCACTCGAAAAATCAAAGATGTTATTTGGGGACTAAACTCTCTATTCACG GATCTTCTTAACTTTGACGACCCTCTAAATAGTGAAGCCGCTGAACAATATCAACGAGATCAAAAAGAATTCCAGACTAAAGTAAAAGAATatgttttattatatgcaaGTAGGTAG
- the LOC129950042 gene encoding m-AAA protease-interacting protein 1, mitochondrial, giving the protein MSSLAAINLNKYLFLSRRLLAQNILNKNKCFNSNIIPKESSALCSMNQHAYFSSHPNPSNESKRQRSLPSLMQFPEILWPSFINTIRNWVLINFIIRPYFDNEFNLKDFIYGTKHAVHTISTKLVNSNLTELKNLVSQEAIDEIKPVIETLSVSQRKQLEINKDDIYLSFPYQVGIMFDESNEKIQKRFVEITMVFHVLKGFREMQNQGEVLPWNMGSLPEYEDKVFICNYRFIKEFTAGNQTDWTVNVINHFKPLDLMINE; this is encoded by the exons atgtCCTCGCTAGCTGCTATaaatctaaacaaatatttattcctAAGTAGAAGATTATTGgcacaaaacattttaaacaaaaacaaatgttttaattcaaatattataCCCAAGGAATCAAGTGCATTATGTTCAATGAACCAACATGCCTACTTTTCATCACATCCAAATCCAAGCAATGAAAGCAAAAGGCAAAGGAGTCTTCCCTCGTTAATGCAATTCCCAGAAATCTTATGGCCTTCATTCATAAATACTATCAGAAACTgggttttaattaattttattatccgTCCGTACTTCGAcaatgaattcaatttaaaagattttatttatggAACGAAGCATGCGGTTCAC acCATATCGACAAAATTGGTGAATTCTAATTTAACAGAACTTAAAAACCTTGTATCTCAAGAAgcaattgatgaaataaaaccaGTTATAGAAACCTTGTCCGTATCTCAGAGGAAACAACTTGAAATTAATAAAGATGATATTTACTTATCCTTTCCATATcag gtTGGTATAATGTTCGATGAGtcaaatgaaaaaatacaaaagcgGTTTGTTGAAATCACAATGGTATTTCATGTCTTGAAAGGCTTCAGAGAAATGCAAAATCAAGGCGAAGTACTTCCTTGGAATATggg ATCACTTCCTGAATATGAAGACAAAGTTTTCATATGCAATTATcgttttataaaagaatttacCGCTGGAAATCAAACAGACTGGACTGTAAATGTAATTAACCATTTCAAACCTTTAGATTTGATGATTAATGAGTAA